Below is a window of Humulus lupulus chromosome 9, drHumLupu1.1, whole genome shotgun sequence DNA.
CGCTgtgtacaacgcaattttgggacgacctacgctcatagcttttgaggccgtcacttccattcgccacctcgcgatgaaattccctacttccacgggaatatgcactgtccgtggcgatcagctcgctgccagggaatgctacagcatttccatgaagggaataTCTAAACCTAggtagctggcaatggccattcaaggtggcgaagaggaatctcaggaacccttagctgatcccgagattgaaaaacctcaaagcgccgaaggggaaaatgtcgtcttaagtgaggatattgacccccgaataggcgaggacagatccgagctccaagctattgaggagctcgaggaagtgaacatcgacCCGCAGAACCCTTCGCGgaaggtcaagctcgggaaaaacctctgtagcaagaggaaggcggagctgactaggtttctgcgggataacctgaacgtatttgcatggtcacacgaagatatggtgggaatcagcccgagtgtcatcatgcacacgcttcatctggataaaagcgttctcGCCAAGTCGCAGAAGAAAAGACGCCTAGGAAcgacccgggctgaagccctaaaagaagaagtagcccggctcaagaaatgcggcattattcgtgaagccaagtttccgatctgggtcgccaaccccgtgctagttccaaagcctaacgggaagtggcggacctgcatcgacttctctgacctgaataaagcctgccccaaggattgctttccatttccaaggattgaccagttggtggatgccacggtggggcacgagctcatgtcctttatggacgcgtactcaggctacaatcagatcgccatgaatccggcggaccaggaacacaccagcttcatgaccccgactaacgtttattattacaaggtcatgccattcgggctgaagaacgccagagctacctaacaaaggttagtaaatagaatgttcgcagaccagatcagaaaaaacatggaagtgtatgttgatgacatgctagtcaagtcaaagaatgccgataaccatgtttcgacctggaagaatgttttaagatactacgggagtatggcatgaggcttaatccacagaagtgcacttttggagtcgcgtcagggaaattcctagggttcattgtcaatacccgaggaatcgaggaaaaccccgacaagatcaaatcactgctcgagcttccctcacccaggtcgcgaaaagatgtccaaggcctgacaggaagagtggcggccctcaatcggtttatttccaagtccaccgataagtgtttgccattctacaacctactccgaggaaacaagaagtgcgaatggacagaagagtgagaaagcacattcctcgacctgaaggcacatctggccgagccgcccgtactatccaaaccaaaagcaggagagcctctttttctctacctgacTGTCACGGAGGGTGCAGCCAGTGCCatattggtccgggaagaagatcgagttcagagaccagtctactacatcagcaagagacttctcgaggCTGAATcctggtacccgttgatggagaaattggcgtttttccttatcacggcctcgcgaaagctcaggccgtacttctagtcccactcgatacacgtcatgaccgatcagcctttaaggcaggttttgcaaaaacctgaagcatcgagacgtttgttaaagttggcaatcgaactcagtcagtttgagattttgtacactccgtggactgctataaaaagtcaggccctggccgattttatggcagaatgcgcgggattccaggaggatctcGCGGAGGAGTCACCCCAAGTCACCTcgccccaggcgtcgtggaggatctttgtggatggttcatccaacgagaacggattcggagctggaatcattttgatatcccccgagggacatagattccactcggcactgagattcggattcaaggcctccaacaacgaggccgaatacgaagccttgctggccgggctgaggatagcccaggagttgaaggcgagctccgtccagtgcttcagtgactcccagctcgtggtaaaccaggttctgggcgaatatcaagcacggggacccaagatggccacctatctggcaaaggtaaaagttgagctgtccgtgtttgagcgaggctcgatcgaacagatacctcgggagcagaatgctaatGCAGATGCCCTTGCCAAGCTTGCCACCTCtagggagacggagaccttggggttagtaccaatagaattcttggaaaaaccaagcatagaagaagttaggacggaggtcgagatgatcgatgccaggccgacctggatgacccccatccttgaatttctcgtcgagggaaagctgcctgaaggacgtaatggTGCACGTCGAGTCCTGTATCAGGCTCCGAGGTATACAATGGTTGAtggagtgttataccgacgtgggcattccctacctctcatgcgatgcgttcttccaggtgaagcaaaggccatcctgcaggaagtacatgagggtttttgcTGAGAGCACACTGGGGGacagagcctggccttaaaggtcctgaggcaaggatattactggccaactctgtccaaagactcaatttcatacgtgaaaaaatgcgacaagtgccagcgattcgccgcagttgcccgagctcctccagtcgagctgaagatgatctcgtccccatggccgttcgctgtttgggggatcgacttggtgggcgccctccctactggaaaaggtggggtccgttacgccgtggtagccgtcgactactttacgaagtggactgaggcagaacctttggcgacgataacgtccaaaaaagtgattggcttcgtggttaaaagcattgtttgccgattcggcctgctcaagaagatcgtttccgataatggcactcagttcgacagggacctgttcactgagttttgtgaaaggtacataattgtgaaaagtttctcctccgtggcatatcctcaggcgaatggccaggtcgaagctgtcaacaagactctaaaggcgagcctcaagaagagattagatgaagcgaagggggtctggccagaacagctcccccaggtcctatgggcatactggacctcgcatcggactcctacgggtcatactcctttttccctaacctttgggagtgaggcagtcctccccgtggaaattaaggtgctttcgcatagggtccagtcttatgactaggaccgcaaccacgagctactgtgcaattcccttgacctagttgatgaaaggcgagaagattcgcaactccagctcgcccattatcagcaaaagatcactcgctatttcaactccaaagtcaaaaagcgcgcctttagcgttggcgacctggtcctaaggagagtcttcttagccggtaaggaccccaaagatggagtcttgggaccgaactgggaaggaccatatcaagtcatcaaggtcattaaggaaggaacttataagttagctcggcttgatggaggggcagtcccgcggacttggaacgccatccatttaaagaaatattatcaatgattcacttgtaaggcctggaaggccattttttatgtattaagcaatgagaatcagcttttttttttaatatctgtacatgttttcaagtgtaatttgaagtaaccatgaaagaccctttcccagttacttggggggggcatatggtacctggatataaccaggtcaccttaatgacttagaagttgattcatatcgattgatcgttgtttttcttaaaaaacgcgagatattgataaggattaacgtgaactaagtcctatccgggatataaccaggtcataaaacttagaagttgatttaaatctgttgattgttgttcttcctaaagagcttgagACATGGATAAAAATtcacgcgaactaagttttcaaattaagttcctggatataaccaggtcataaaacttagaagttgatttaaatctattgatcgttgttcttcctaaagagctcgagatatggataaaatttaacacgaactaagttttcaaattaagttcctggatataaccgggtcataaaacttagaagttgatttaaatctattgatcgttattcttcctaaagagctcaagatatggataaaagttaacacgaactaagttttcaaattaagttcctggatataaccaggtcataaaacttagaagttggtttaaatctattgatcgttgttcttcctaaagagctcgagatatggataaaagttaacacgaactaagttttcaaattaagttcctagatataaccgggtcataaaacttagaagttgatttaaatctattgattgttgttcttcctaaagagctcgagatatggattaaagttaacgcgaactaagttttcaaactaagtttctggatataaccaggtcaaaaaacttagaagttgatttaaatctattgatcgttgttctccctaaagagctcgagatatggataaagattaacgcgaactaagtttttcaaaaattgtaaccaaaatgtgTAGGGGCAAGAAagagaatcaattaaaaataaaattgagttaaattgtctcaaggtggaagcacctcatgcaaaggttacacaaaaacaAATTTAAGTTAAGAATATTGAAGGAAAGGGCACGAGAGGGGAAGGCCCTATACTCCGTCAGGTggtcccttggaggtcgccgtctcgccctgctcagctgcgctgGGGCcgtccccggcctcggagggcgcttctttatcaaggtgagcttggaacttcaccagcaagcgctcccagaggttcgcagacaggaaggagaagttagtgtctggattgtaggcccagaaatggtagaacaggtcttccagggctttttccgaagttgtccgctcggcctccagggcggccttggccttcGCCTTCGCGGCATCCAGGTTTGTCCGCGCGGtggcgagggcggtctcgagctcttgaacctttgggcgggttttttccaactcgacctgcgaggccgccaaggcatccttagccgcctgcagagaagtctggttctcgctcctcatatcctcgagctgagttttggtcctggcgatgctccgatgaagtgcaacggcgctctgcgaaggcGGAAAGGCAATTGccttaaaaaaaaagataagaaagaaaaaacagggcaaagtgtaataataaaaagccataaaatggtaaagtcagcttaccgttagggtcatgcccagtgaagactccagcacgcccaccgggctcattgtcttgatggcccggagctccttctcgttgaacttgtatatatggctgacggcgtagttcgccgactcatacaccgttccccggaaggcctctggaatcttctccaggtcctggggattgactgggatgcgtacctcggaggatACAATCGCCGAAGCCTCAAGCTCTGTTCCTGCGTCCTGGGCGGCGGCCGGAGcttgcggagggggtgggggcatgttgcttccccctgcagcaagAGGAACTgctcccacgacctgggcagctgggggttgctccttctcctttgcaggagacttggtgggggtcccggcggcgtgtgaataacttaggaatattttattcaccttgcaaacTTGAATGATTAGTGCTGggaattatgttcttgaaattaaatttagcataggaatatgtgaaTCTAATTGATGGAATATTAACATGaacatttggaaaaatggcatgtgcattaatttggaaatcctagttacaagagaactttgctacaaactttgttgcaacatcaggggcaaaactacaaattagggggatttgatatgcctaactttTATCACCATAGTAATCGCAATTTGTCATTTTCTAGCTTTATTGTTAAACGCCtaaattaattatcttgtttagttctttttgtcctttagtttaattgattagtcataaaaaaaaaaggatagttAATTGCACCCCAAATTGTTTGATGatgatttttacaatatttttttggcaatccttgaggagacgataaaaattactttcattattttacttgttcaacgattgtgtacacttgcacacacttaggaaaatctgcaacaagtttttggcgccgttgccggggattgctTAAATTCAATTATTGTAAAGTTGATTATCTTgcaatttggtttaatttttctttcttttgtgcTAACTTGGGTGATTCTTGTGAAATTTCAGGTTTATACAGTGTATGAATGAGAATCAAGGCCCTGAACTACTTCCCATTGATCTAGAAATCGAGCGCACCTTTAGAAGAAGGCGAAGAATACAAAAGTCAAAAAGGGAAGTAGTAGTGATGGAGGCTGAGCAAAGGGCAGCAAATCTATCAGGAATCGCTCATGATCCACCAGTGAATATAGCAGGAGTTGCTCAAGATCGAGTAGCTCAAGGGGGAGTGGCTGCCAACAATGGGCAAAATGCAGTTATTGTAGCTGATGACAGAGATCGTGCTATTAGAAAATACGCTCTCCCCCTCTTCAATGAGCTCAATCCAGGCATCGTCAGACCAGAAATTTAGGCAGCCTAGTTTGAATTGAAGCCAGTCATGTTCCAGATGCTTCAAACTGTGGGTCAGTTTAGTGGGATGCCAAcagaggatcctcaccttcacctTCGCTTGTTCATTGAAGTAAGTGACTCTTTCATGCTGCCTGGAGTGACAGAGGATGCATTGAGACTAAAGTTGTTCCCATACTCCTTGAGAGACAGAGCCAGAGCCTGGTTGAACTCTTTGCCTTCTGATTTTGTGAGTACTTGGCAAGAGTTGGCCGAGCGGTTTTTGATGAAGTATTTCCCCCCCACTAAGAATGCCAAGCTTCGCAATGAGATTACTTCATTTCAGAAACTTGATGAAGAATCTTTATATGAGGCATGGGAGCAGTTTAAGGAGTTGTTGCGCAAATGCCCTCATCATGGCATTCCTCATTGCATACAGATGGAGACATTTTATAATGGTCTAAATGCCCACACTAGAATGGTGGTTGATGCTTCAGCGAACGGGGCCCTTCTTGCTAAGTCatataatgaggcatatgaaataCTTGAGAGGATATCCAACAAAAACTATCAGTGGCCTACTTCTAGAATGTCTACAGGCAGAAAGGTGGCTGGTATTCATGATGTAGATGCCAtcacttctttggcagcccaagtctCCTCTATTTTTAATATGCTCAAGACAATGAATATGGGAATGAATTAGTCAATGGGGCAGCCCATGGGGACACAAATGGGGCCTATGGAGAACATTTCTTGTGTGTATTGTGGTGAGGGTCATACTTTTGACAACTGCCCTTCCAACCCAGCAGCTGTATGTTATATGGGGAACCAAAATAGGAATGGTCCTTATTCTAATTCCTACAACCCATCATGGAGGCAACACCCCAATTTTTCATGGAGTAATCAAGGAGCTGGCCCTAGTAATCCTTCGATGCCTCCAAGACCAAATTTTCCACCGGGTTACCCCCCTCAAGCACCACAACAAAGACCACAACAACAAACAATGCAATCTAGCTCTCTTGAGAACATGTTGAAGGAATATATAGTGAAGAATGAAGCCATGATTCAGAGCCAAGCGGCTTCATTGAGAAACTTAGAAAACCAAGTTGGGCAGCTAGCTAATGAGCTTAGAAATAGACCCCATGGTACATTACCAAGTGACACTGAGAATCCAAGAAATGGGAGCAAAGAACATTGTAAAGTCATCACTTTGAGAAGTGGGAAGGAGTTGGAGAATTCCAAGGCACATTCTGGGCATGAGggtgagccctcttcaatccaaataaatgaggaaATTAAAAAAGACACTGAAATTCCTAGTGTAGAAAAATCTGCCTCTCCCCAGAATGCTGCAGGAATGCCACAGCATCGGCCCCAGACAGCTCAAGTACAAGGCAGCCACCGCCATTTCCCCAACGTTTTCAGAAGCAAATGTTGGACTCTCAATTTAAAAAGTTCCTAGACATCTTGAGGCAGCTACATATTAACATTCCCCTTGTTGAAGCCCTTGAGCAAATGCCCAACTATGTAAAGTTCATGAAAGACATCCTTACAAAGAAGAGAAGATTGGGGGAATTTGAGACAGTGGCTCTTACTAAGGAGTGTAGCTCATTCTTGCAAAACAAGCTGCCACCAAAGATGAaagatcctgggagtttcaccATTCCATGCACCATTGGTAATTCTTATTGTGGCATGGCTTTATGCGATTTAGGTGCAAGCATTAACTTGATGCCGATGTCTATTTTCAAGCAATTGGGGATTGGAGAAGTTAGGCCTACTACAGTTACTCTTCAGTTAGCAGATAGATCCCTTGCTCATCCAGATGGGAAGATTGAAGATGTATTGGTAAGGGTAGACAAGTTCATATTCCCTGCTGATTTTATTGTGTTAGACTATGAGGAAGATAGAGAGGTGCCCATTATTTTGGGGAGGCCTTTCCTTGTGACTGGAAGAACTTTAATAGATGTGCAAAAGGGGGAGCTGACTATGAGGGTCCAAGATGAAAAGGTGACTTTCAATGTTTTTAAAGCTATGAGATTTCCTGATGAGGTGGAAGAATGCTCAGTGGTTTCGATGGTCGATTCTTTGGCATCAAGGGAATTGGAGACGAGTAATGTTGGTGATCCATTAGAGAGGTTATTGTTGTTTGATTCACACAGTGAGGAAGATGAGGAGGAGTACTTAGCTTGGTTGGAGGCTAATTCTCAAGGGTTAAGAACAAGAAACTGATTTGATTCATTGGAGTTGTCGTCTAGGGAGTTCAAGACTCCTAAACCATCCATTGAAGAGCCACCTGAGTTGGAGCTGAAAGTTTTGCCATCACATTTGCGATATGCCTATTTGGGTCCATCATCCACTTTACCTGTTATTATTTCAGCGGAGTTGAACCATGATCAAGAAGAAAAGTTGCTTGAAGTATTGAGAAAGTTCAAAaaggccattgggtggactaTTGCAGATATTCGAGGTATTAGTCCTTCTTTGTGTATGCATAAGATCTTGCTTGAAGACAGTGAAAAAAGTTCTGTTGAGGGGCAAAGAAGACTAAACcctatcatgaaggaagtggtGAAGAAAGAAATCATCAAGTGGCTGGATGCTGGCATTATTTATCCTATCTCTGACAGTTCATGGGTGAGTCCTGTACAGTGtgtacctaagaagggtgggaTCACAGTGGTGAAGAATGAAGACAATGAGTTGATTCCTACTAGAACAGTGACTGGATGGAGAATTTGCATGGACTACAGGAAGTTAAACAAGGCCACTAGGAAGGATCATTTCCCTCTTcctttcattgatcagatgctAGATAGACTTGTTGGGAGAGAGTACTATTGCTTCCTTGATGGGTAGTCTGGTTACAATCAGATAGCAGTGGCCCCAGAAGATCAGCACAAGACTACATTCACTTGTCCCTATGACACCTTTGCATTTAGGAGAATGCCCTTCGGTTTATGCAATGCTCCCGCGACATTTCAGCGATGTATGATGGCGATCTTTACTGATATGGTTGAGCAATTTCTAGAGgtgttcatggatgatttttcagtCTTCGGTGATTCTTATGATGATTTTCTGAGTAACTTGTCTAAGGTGTTGAAGAGATGTGAAGAGACAAACCTAGTCCTTAACTGGGAAAAGTGTCACTTCATGGTTAAGGAAGGTATTGTTTTGGGGCATAAGGTATCTAAGCAAGGGATTGAAGTTGATAAGACAAAAATTGAAGTTATTGAAAAGCTACCACCTCCTAATTCAGTGAAGAacattaggagtttccttgggcatGCCGGTTTCTACAGAAGGTTCATCAAAGACTTCTCTAAGATCTCCAAACCACTTTGCAATCTCTTAGAGAAGGATACACCTTTCCACTTTGATGGAGCATGTGTAAAGGCTTTTCAAGAGTTGAAAAAGAGATTAATTTCAGCCCTTATCATTATTGCACCGGATTGGAGTTTGCCCTTCAAATTGATGTGTGATGCTAGCGATTATGCCGTTGGGGCTGTGATGGGGCAGCGAAGGAACAAGGTGTTTCACTCTATTTATTATGCCAGCCGCACCTTGACAGGAGCTCAATTGAAATACACTGTAACTGAGAAGGAGCTACTAGCCATTGTTTTTGCTTTCGACAAGTTTCGCTCCTATCTTGTGGGAACTAAAGTGATTGTATACACCGATCACTCAGCCATAAAGTATTTGATTTCCAAGAAGGATGCAAAGCCAAGATTAATTCGGTGGGTGCTTTTGCTTCAAGAGTTTGATGTTGAGATCCAAGATAGAAAAGGGGTAGAAAACCAAGTGGCTGACCATTTATCAAGAATGGAGCGTGAAGAAGATGCTAGCTCTCTTGTCCCCATCAAAGAAACATTCCCTGACGAGCAAGTGTTTGGGGTCAACCATTCTCATGAGCTCCCTTGGTTTGCTGATTTTGCTAACTATTTGGCTAGTGGGTTGATGCCACCGGAGATGACTAGCCAACAAAGCAAGAAGTTTTTTCATGACGTGAGGCATTATTTTTGGGAGGAGCCATTCTTGTTCAAACAATGTGCCGACCACATGATTAGGAGGTGTGTTTCCGAGCAAGAGATGGAGGATATCCTGCATCATTTTCACTCTTCaccttgtggtggtcattttgggggatcgtgcACTGCATCTAAGGTACTTCAATGTGGATTCTTTTGGCCTTCCTTATTCAAAGATGCtcattgttatccagatttccggatagcgtttaaatggatagcctcggggaagcagaattatcaaagtctttcacgaaaggcgaccagagctcgcggatggatagaaaggcttcgcctctcccgtttagtgtccagcatactctttcaagcaactgcgacgcggaagctcgtcgattctctcggactcccgaagggatatccttcggggaaggtccttccaggagaagctcttcaggttaccttcgcggatacagttccgtgtctcgcacggaagaagaccaagcggtcgagtcatggaggaggcatagttggaatgatatccacttgacacaggatcccgcctgacacgcccgacaggtcgaggccgcacacatcccagcacgcctaaaagtactatttcgcctactgttccgctgacagcctggaaaagacagctgcctttgtgcattccccatactttcacgtaaatatacccacatagagcctggtagccaggcgactacggtaattgtatcccctatttatggctggtgtaattaagactcatggggacagagtaaaaccctaataaaaaactctagctataaagacctcctcattttgcaatagAGGGGAGAGGGAACACAGGACATAGCAAGGACTCTGCCAAAATCactctagcttcgtcttcttctaaAGAACTCGAGAGAAatactgtgagtttgtgaggttcttttacaccagccattttactgtaattctctacaagtataaaaATACTTACTAGTATTCGAGTAGTTGAAGGttgagggagtaaccgggtcACTACACTGCACGAACGcgtgaagtaaaggctgcaaagacaagcaacgattcaaacctagaACTTCGGCGATCAAACCTACTGCCTAATCGAAAGAAAAGTtcctggattccttaccaaaagaagtggcaaattcgaaggaaaggaagcttggaagcttgagagttcgaagatttgggaatctgaaagactcgagaatttgaaagcgtaaagaggaagaaaggtccattccctcatttttatagcaggaacgaaatcgtttcgaattccacaaatggacggtcccgatcttcccataccgcatgcatcaaatccaacggttggggatgaagtgccggtcccatttaagactcctcggatgggaatatagtatttatttcccatcattataccatctcgggcccagtgcaccattaaataccgtcaaatcactactcagccagttgcctcacgcacacgtcttggtcacagagccattccctgcatgacgcgtggcccttgccacacttgagtgcttgagttcaaacagaagaaatttcttttttttttgtactgacactcaggcgggaaaaaggaactcttccaggaacacaggaggtgacccctcgcctaatctagagaccagggcacccggaggactgtacaagctccctgacctctcaagccccgtgaccttgaggggtaaatgttatccagatttccggatagcgtttaaatggatagcctcggggatgcagaattatcaaagtctttcacgaaaggcgaccagagctcgcggatgaacagaaaggcttcgcctctcccgtttagtgtccagcatactctttcaagcaaccgcgacgcggaagcttgtcgattctcccggactcccgaagggatatccttcggggaaggtccttccaggagaagctcttcaggttaccttcacggatacagttccgtgtctcgcacggaagaagaccaagcggtcgagtcatggaggaggcatagttggaatgatatccacttgacacaggatcccgcctgacacgcccgacaggtcgaggccgcacacatcccagcacgcctaaaagtactatttcgcctactgttccgctgacagcctggaaaagacagctgcctttgtgcattccccatactttcacgtaaatatacccacatagagcctggtagccaggcgactacagtaattgtatcccctatttatggctggtgtaattaagactcatggggacagagtaaaaccctaataaaaagctctagctataaagacctcctcattttgcaatagAGGGGAGAGGGAACACAGGACATAGCAAGGACTCTGCCAAAATCactctagcttcgtcttcttctaaAGAACTCGAGAG
It encodes the following:
- the LOC133799807 gene encoding uncharacterized protein LOC133799807, with protein sequence MGPMENISCVYCGEGHTFDNCPSNPAAVCYMGNQNRNGPYSNSYNPSWRQHPNFSWSNQGAGPSNPSMPPRPNFPPGYPPQAPQQRPQQQTMQSSSLENMLKEYIVKNEAMIQSQAASLRNLENQVGQLANELRNRPHGTLPSDTENPRNGSKEHCKVITLRSGKELENSKAHSGHEECCRNATASAPDSSSTRQPPPFPQRFQKQMLDSQFKKFLDILRQLHINIPLVEALEQMPNYVKFMKDILTKKRRLGEFETVALTKECSSFLQNKLPPKMKDPGSFTIPCTIGNSYCGMALCDLGASINLMPMSIFKQLGIGEVRPTTVTLQLADRSLAHPDGKIEDVLVRVDKFIFPADFIVLDYEEDREVPIILGRPFLVTGRTLIDVQKGELTMRVQDEKVTFNVFKAMRFPDEVEECSVVSMVDSLASRELETSNVGDPLERLLLFDSHSEEDEEEYLAWEFKTPKPSIEEPPELELKVLPSHLRYAYLGPSSTLPVIISAELNHDQEEKLLEVLRKFKKAIGWTIADIRGISPSLCMHKILLEDSEKSSVEGQRRLNPIMKEVVKKEIIKWLDAGIIYPISDSSWVSPVQCVPKKGGITVVKNEDNELIPTRTVTGWRICMDYRKLNKATRKDHFPLPFIDQMLDRLVGREYYCFLDG